The following are encoded in a window of Chloroflexota bacterium genomic DNA:
- a CDS encoding tetratricopeptide repeat protein translates to MRKGRRATLVILALVGVIAAMAVARPALSRGYSNAAMLALYRHAHRAEGAASDGDLARAEALLATALALDAGNAAAHRGRGFVLWQRGARQEAGAEWRRGGIPGADFTRSGRQAQKEGATARAMDWYDRAIATAPEAGEAYVRKAVLHEAAEDWQAALALYEQALAVASFPETWMERQAHLGHANALRKLGRPDDALADYEWLVVNAPYYWGYVRLGELVWKQGDAARAEQLFLQAIAVDPSMKWAYRGLASLYEDTGRLADAEAMFRKVLELDPDDDAARRGLERLARQP, encoded by the coding sequence ATGCGCAAAGGCAGACGCGCAACCTTGGTGATATTGGCGCTCGTGGGCGTCATCGCGGCGATGGCGGTGGCGCGGCCGGCGCTGAGTCGGGGCTACAGCAATGCGGCCATGCTGGCCCTGTATCGCCATGCCCACCGGGCAGAGGGCGCCGCGTCCGACGGCGACCTGGCCCGCGCCGAGGCGCTCCTGGCGACGGCGCTGGCGCTGGATGCAGGGAACGCGGCGGCTCATCGCGGGCGCGGCTTCGTGCTCTGGCAGCGGGGCGCGCGCCAGGAGGCAGGCGCAGAGTGGCGTCGCGGCGGCATCCCCGGCGCCGATTTCACGCGCAGCGGGCGGCAGGCGCAGAAGGAGGGCGCCACGGCGCGGGCCATGGATTGGTACGACCGGGCCATCGCCACGGCGCCCGAGGCGGGCGAGGCCTACGTGCGCAAGGCTGTGCTGCACGAGGCCGCCGAGGACTGGCAGGCGGCTCTGGCCTTGTACGAGCAAGCCCTGGCCGTGGCCTCGTTCCCGGAGACGTGGATGGAGCGGCAGGCGCATCTGGGCCACGCCAATGCGCTGCGGAAGTTGGGTCGGCCTGACGACGCCCTCGCGGACTACGAGTGGTTGGTGGTCAATGCGCCCTACTACTGGGGCTACGTTCGGTTGGGCGAACTGGTCTGGAAGCAGGGCGATGCGGCCCGCGCCGAGCAACTGTTCCTACAGGCCATCGCCGTGGATCCCAGCATGAAGTGGGCGTACAGGGGGCTGGCGTCTCTCTACGAGGACACGGGACGGCTGGCGGACGCCGAGGCCATGTTCCGCAAGGTGCTGGAACTGGATCCCGACGACGACGCGGCGCGCCGCGGCCTGGAACGCCTGGCCCGCCAACCATGA
- a CDS encoding glycosyltransferase family 4 protein translates to MKVAIVSYIYDLQAGGGAVRSARMLAQGLADRGDSVAVITTTRERRLRVEREGDVTVYSFLPRNLYWVGDKDEQPMWKRVPWQLLDMWNLHAYRVVRGILRRERPDIVHVNKLRGLSPSVWAAAGAEGIPIVHTCRDYELFSPEGTLESRVGAWAERGTWFMRPYSSLRAGLSRAVAAAVAPSRYTLDAHLQRGFFPRATSRVIPNSHGLTLQALERVRATSRVAEGPDVRLLYLGRLEQAKGVDLLCEAVAACADRCPNLRLDVAGWGTLEGALRRRYGGHPRIAFHGAVFGEAKARLLAECDAMVVPSVYPEIFGNVVVEAYAFGKPVIAAASGGLPELVAPGETGWLVPPGDARALAEVIGRIAGEPSLARRMALACFEAARRYALERVVEEYRSLYQAVLEGKVGENAH, encoded by the coding sequence ATGAAGGTGGCGATTGTCTCGTACATCTATGACCTGCAGGCCGGGGGCGGGGCCGTGCGCTCGGCTCGGATGCTGGCGCAGGGCCTTGCGGACAGGGGCGACTCCGTGGCGGTGATTACAACAACGCGCGAGCGACGCCTGCGCGTGGAGCGAGAGGGGGATGTAACCGTCTATTCGTTCCTGCCCCGGAACCTGTACTGGGTGGGCGATAAGGACGAGCAGCCCATGTGGAAACGCGTCCCGTGGCAACTGCTGGACATGTGGAATCTCCATGCCTATCGGGTTGTGCGGGGCATCCTGCGTCGGGAGCGGCCCGACATCGTGCATGTCAACAAACTGCGCGGCCTGTCGCCGTCGGTGTGGGCGGCGGCGGGCGCCGAGGGTATCCCCATCGTCCACACGTGTCGCGACTACGAGTTGTTCAGCCCGGAGGGTACTCTTGAGAGCCGCGTGGGCGCGTGGGCCGAGAGGGGGACCTGGTTCATGCGCCCGTACTCGTCGCTGCGGGCGGGGCTGTCGCGGGCGGTGGCGGCGGCGGTGGCTCCCAGCCGCTACACGTTGGACGCGCACCTGCAACGGGGATTCTTCCCGCGCGCCACCTCGCGGGTGATCCCCAACTCGCATGGGCTGACGTTGCAGGCCTTGGAGCGCGTGCGCGCCACGTCGCGTGTGGCGGAAGGTCCGGACGTGCGGCTGCTGTACCTGGGGCGGCTGGAGCAGGCGAAGGGGGTGGACCTGCTGTGCGAGGCGGTCGCGGCGTGCGCGGACCGCTGCCCGAACCTGCGGCTGGACGTGGCAGGGTGGGGCACGCTGGAGGGGGCGCTGCGCCGGCGCTACGGCGGCCACCCGCGGATAGCCTTCCACGGCGCGGTGTTCGGCGAGGCGAAGGCGCGCCTGCTCGCCGAATGCGATGCGATGGTGGTCCCCTCGGTGTACCCCGAGATCTTCGGGAATGTGGTGGTGGAGGCCTATGCGTTTGGCAAGCCGGTGATCGCGGCGGCCTCGGGGGGGCTTCCGGAACTCGTGGCGCCAGGCGAGACGGGGTGGCTGGTGCCGCCGGGGGATGCCCGCGCGCTGGCCGAGGTGATCGGGCGCATCGCAGGCGAACCGTCCCTTGCGCGGCGCATGGCGCTCGCGTGTTTTGAGGCGGCGCGGCGATACGCGCTGGAGCGCGTGGTGGAGGAGTATCGCTCGCTGTATCAGGCCGTGCTTGAGGGGAAGGTTGGCGAGAATGCCCATTAG